Part of the Deltaproteobacteria bacterium genome is shown below.
GACGGACGCGATGATCTTCAGGTTCTTCTTGTCGAGCTCGGTGACCTTGTCGTTCCACGTGGGATCCGCGTGGTACCAGCGCTTGGTGGCGAAGTAGTCGTGCAGCAGCGGCACCGTGAACGCCTTCCCGCGCCGCGCCGACACCGTGTGCCGCAAGAGCTTCAGGTCGCGCCGCGAGAGATCGTGCAGCTGGTTCACGGTGAGGAGCTGATCCAGCAGCTCCACGTCGTCGAGCGGGTTGCGGTCGGCCTGCACGTTGGGCACGAACGAGGGAACCTTCTCGCCCAGCGCGCGGGAGAGCAGCACCAGCTCCACCACCTCGTCATCGGCGAGCGGCGTGGGCCCGTGGAAGGCCGCGTTCTCCTTGCCGTCGGCGATGTCGAGGAACCGCAGCGTGTGATCCGCGCCGGCGACGGCCATCCAATTGCCGCTGATGGCCGTCTTCACGACCGTGGCGTCGAGCGGGGTGCGCCACCTCGCGCCCTTGTCGCCGTAGCGCGCGATGGCCTGGGTGGTGGCCTCGACGGCGTCGCCGTCGTCGGTGGCGAAGAGCGCGAGCACCTCGCCCTCCTCGCCGGAGAAGCTCGTGAGCTTGGCATCGGCGGTCGGCGCGCCGCGCTGGATCATGTGGCGGGGACGGGTGTTGAGCAGCGTCTTGCCATCGGACGAGATGGCCAGGAAGTCGTCGAGGCCCGCGCGGCCCTCGAAGGATTTCCGCTTGCCTTCGAGGGGGACCGACACCGCGCCGTAGGCATCGGGCGTGACCAACCCCGTTCCGTCCGCGAAGAGCGCCTCCGCCTGCGGCGCCGAGGGCGACGTGACCGACAGCTCCACGCTCGAGCGCTTCTTGAAGTCCACCCGCCGCAGCTCGCCGTCGGCGTAGACCAGGGCCCGGTCGCCGGTTGCGGGCATCACCGCGCGAAAGACCACGCTGTTGCGAAGGAACGGCTTCTCCACGGTCGCCGCGCTCCCAGGCTTCCAGGTGCCTCGCGCCACGCCCGAGTTGGCGCCGGTGGTCACCAGGCGGATGGTCCCGTCTGGCGCGTCGATGGCCCAGAGCACGCCGTAGCGCGCGGGGAGCCTGGTGGTGGCCAGGACCTTGCCGTCCGGCACGGACCAGAGCGTGAGCACGTCACCGGCCTGCGAGAGCAAACCCTGCTCGGTGAACTGCAGGAAGCTGAAGTCCGCGGCCGAGAGCCGGTGCGCGGAAAGGAGCGCCGCCTTCCGGGCCAGGAGCTGCTCGCGCGGCGTGGACTGCTCGGCCTTCTCGAGGAGCAGGCCGTTCGCCTTGTCGACCTCGGAGAGCTTCTGTAGCTCGGGCGCGGCGAGCTCGTGGTACCAGGGCTGGGCCGCGAAGTAGGTGTGCAGCCAGCGCTTGCGAAATGGATTCCCCACGCGCGCGTAGATGGTGTTCCGCATCAGGGCCAGCTCGCGCAGCGAGCGGCCTTCGAGGTCCTGGGCGGTGAGGGGGCGGTCGAAATAGAGCGGTCGCTCGGGAGGGGCCGCGCCCATCAGCGCGACGGCCAGCACGCACCAGGAAAGCCGCATGACCCCTCCGTGCAGCGGAACCTTCAATAGAACGCACGGCCGGCCCGGGAGTTCCCTGATCCAGATTGTCGAAAAATCCATGGGCGTGGCGGCGAGCGGCGCACGGTTTCCAACGTTGCGTCGGGGCTGACTTTTCGCGCGAGATTCGCCTTGTTTGCCCCACCCCCATCACCTAGTGTGCGCCGCCCTGCGGCACGACCCTCGCCCTCGCTGATGCGCCTGCCCGCCCTTGCCTTTGCTGTCGCCGTGGCGCTCGCCGCCACCGGCGTGGCGCGCGCGCAGACGCCCCCGGGCGGGGGCGCGCTGTCACCTGGAAACCTGAGCGCGCCCGGCCTGCCCGGCCAGCAGCCGCCGGCGGCGCCGAGCGAGCCGTCTGCGCCGCCGCCTCCCGCAGAGCAGGTGCCCACCGCCAGCGAGCCCGCCGCGCCCACCGGCCCGGTGATCTCGGCCATCGACATCGAGGGCAACCGGCGCGTCGAGCCAGATGCCATCCGCAACGCGCTGGCCAGCAAGGTCGGCTCGACGATGGAGCGCTCGAAGATCACCGCCGACGTGCACGCGCTCTTCGCGCTGGGCTACTTCGAGGACATCTCCGTCGACGCGCAGCCGGCGGGGCCCAACCAGATCAAGCTGGTGGTGAAGGTGGCGGAGAAGCCCGCCATTCGCGATGTGCGCATCACCGGCAACGACGAGCTCTCCACCGACGACATCCGCGATCTCGTCGACATCCGCACCGCGCAGATCCTCGACCTGGACGCGGTCCACCGGAACGCGAAGAAGATCCAGGACAAGTACGTGGAGAAGGGCTTCTACCTGGCGGAGATCACGCCCAAGGTGGTGCCCCAGCCCGACAACACCGTCTCGGTGGTCTTCGCCATCAACGAGCACGCCAAGGTGCAGGTGAAGAGCATCACCTTCGTGGGCAACGAGAAGGTGCCCAGCGCCGACCTGCGCTCGGTGATGGAGACGCAGGAAGGCAACATCCTCAGCTTCCTCACCAGCGCCGGCACCTACCGCGAAGAGGTCTTCCAGCGCGACCTCTCGCTCATCCAGTTCGCCTACTACGACCGCGGCTTCATCAACGTGCGCGTGGGCAAGCCGCAGGTGGAGATCACCCCGGACAAGAAGTACCTGTTCCTCACCGTGCCCATCACCGAGGGCGAGCAGTTCAACGTCGGCAAGATCGACTACTCCGGCGACATCCTCGGCACCAAGGAGACGCTGGGCACGCGCGTGCACACCGAGTCGGGCGCGCTCTTCAACCGCAGCCAGCTCCAGGCCGACATCAGCGGGCTCAACGACCTCTACCTCGACCAGGGCTACTGCTACGTCAACATCAGCCCGCTCACCAACGTCAACAACGACACCCGCATCGTGGACCTCACCTTCGACGTGCAGAAGGGGCCCAAGTGCTACGTCGAGCGCATCGACATCGTGGGCAACCACAAGACCCGCGACCGCGTGATCCGCCGCGAGCTGCGCATCTATGAAGGCGAGCTCTTCACCGGCACGGGCATGAAGCAGTCGAAGGGCCGCGTGAACGCGCTGGGCTTCTTCGAGACGGTCGAAGTGACGCAGAAGAAGGGCAGCCGCGACGACAGCGTGATCGTCGAGGTCAGCGTGAAGGAGAAGCCGACCGGCACGTTCCAGGTGGGCTTCGGCTTCTCGAGCGTGGAGTCGTTCATCTTCACGGCCACGCTGCAGCAGAACAACCTGCTCGGCTGGGGCCAGACGGCGTCGCTCTCGGCGCAGATCTCCAGCCTGCGAAGCCTGGTCCAGCTCTCGTATCTGGATCCGTACTTCCTGGATACGAACTGGATCTTCTCGTTCGACTACTTCCGCATCGACGCCGACTACTACGGCTTCTTGCGCAGCTCGAACGGCGGCGACGTCAACTTCGGGTACCACCTCACGCCGGATCTGCTCTTGTTCCTGGCCTACGGCCTGGAGCACGTGGACGTTGAGCCGAGCTCGCTCTCGGCGGCGCCGGGGAGCGTGGGCTCGGTGTACAGCGCGTTCTCGAGCACGCCGCCCATCGCCAACCAGTTCCAGTCGGGGCTCAACTCGACGGTCACCCTCACGCTCACCTACGACAAGCGCGACAACCGGCTCTTCCCGAGCAACGGCTACTACGGCTCGGGCTCGGTGCAGTACGGCCCCAAGCAGCTCGGCGGCACCTTCAACTTCATCCGCTACTCGGCGAACGGCCGCTACTACCGGCCGCTCTTCCTGGGCATCGTGTTCAAGACCAACGCCACGTTGGGCTACGTCGAGGGCATCCAGGGCAGCACGGTGCCCATCTCCGAGCTGTACTACGTGGGCGGCATCAACTCGGTCCGCGGCTACTACCTGCGCACCATCACGCCCACCAAGGCCGTGGGCGCCACCGCCAACCCGGATACCTCGCTCACCCACTACCCGGAGTTCCCGGTGGGCGGCGACAAGCAGCTCGTCTTCAACTTCGAGCTCGAGTTCCCCATCATCGAAAAGATCGGCATCCGCGGCGTGGTCTTCGCCGACGCGGGCAACGCCTACGCGCCCAACGAGAACTTCTTCCAGGACAAGCACAGCCTGGTGTCCACGCCGGCGGGGCTCTTGTACTCGGTGGGCGTGGGCGTGCGCTGGTTCTCGCCCATCGGCCCCCTGCGCTTCGAGTGGGGCTTCCCGCTCACCCCGCGCCCGGGCATCGACCAGCCGGTGGACTTCGAGTTCACCATCGGCAACTTCTTCTGAGCGAGCTTCGAAACCCCACCGGTGACCCAGCCGGCGGAGCCGGCGAGCTTGAAGGCAGGGTTTCGAAGCGGGGTTCCATCGCCTGGCTGGCCGGCTGCTCCTTCAGCGCTCGGAATGCATACGTTTTCCATCGGTTGATCTCAGCCCCACGCGCGGCTAAGTTGCGCGCCCTTTCAGGAGCCCCTGACGCATGCGCCTCTCGTCGATCGCCCTCGTGACCGTGGCCGTCTGCGCCCTCTCCGGCGTGGCCCGCGCTGACCAGAAGATGGCCTACGTGGACTTGCAGCGCGCGCTCCTCGAGGTCGAGGAAGGCAAGGCCGCCAAGGCCACCCTCAAGGCCGAGTTCGACAAGAAGCAGAAGACCCTCGACGCCGAGCAGGAGGCCCTGAAGAAGGACAAGGACACTCTCGACAAGCAGTCGATGGCCATGACCGAGGACGCCCGTCGCATGAAGGAGCAGGAGCTGATGGGCAAGCTGCAGGAGGTGCAGAAGCACTACATGGGCATGCAGCAGGAGCTCTCCGAGAAGGAGCGCACGCTCACCCAGGGCATCTTCCAGAAGATGGAGGGCATCATCGGCGAGATCGCCCAGGCCGAGGGCCTGACCTTCGTCTTCGACAAGAGCGCGGGCCTGGTCTACGCGCCGCCTTCGCTGGACCTCACCAACGAGCTCATCCGCCGGTACAACGACAAGTACTCGCCGGGTAAGGCCGCGGGCAAGGCCAAGTCGGGCGCGGCCAAGGGCAGCAACTAGCTTCGGCCGCTTGAGGTCATGAGCGAGCGCGCGTTCACGCTTGGCGAGCTCGCCGATCTGGTCGGCGGCGAGGTGCAGGGCGACGCCGCCATGCGCCTGCGCGGCGTGGCCACGCTCGACGGCGCCGGCCCCGAGCACATCGCCTTCTTCAATCACGCCTGGTACGCCGACGACTTCGCGCGCACGCGCGCAGGCGCGGTGATCGTCGAGCCGCGCGCCGCCAAGAAGCACCCTGGCCGCGCGTACCTGGTGGCGCCGAATGCGAGCCTCGCGTTCGCGCGGGTGTCGCGGGCGTTTCATCCGCCGGAGCGCCCCCAGCCGTCGCGCGCGGGGGAGGCGTTCGTGCATCCCTCTGCGCAGGTGGATCCGACGGCGCGCATCGAGGCGTTCGCGTACGTCGGCGCCGGCGCGAAGATCGGCGCGCGCACGGTGCTCGCGCCGCAGTCGTTCGTGGGCGAGGGCGCGCAGGTGGGCGCCGACTCCCGCGTCGGCGTGGGCGTGAAGATCCTGCACGGCTGCGTGGTGGGGAATCGGGTGATCTTGCAGCCCGGCGTGGTGCTCGGCGGCGACGGCTTCGGCTTCGCGCTCGATCTCGAGGAAGGCCAGCTCCTCAAGGTGCCGCAGGTGGGCATCGTGTTGGTCGAGGACGACGTGGAGATCGGCGCGAACAGCTGCGTCGACCGGGCCACCATGGGCCAGACGCGCATCGGCCGCGGGACGAAGATCGATAACCTGGTTCAGGTCGGCCACAACGTGACCGTGGGCGCGATGAGCATCCTCTGCGGCCAGGTCGGCCTCGCGGGCAGCTGCAAGATCGGCGATGGCGCGGTGCTCGGCGGTCAGGCCGGCGTGGCCAACCACCTGCGCGTCGGCGACGGCGCCAAGATCGCGGGCCAGTCCGGCGTCGGCAGCGACATCCCCGACGGCGAGATCTGGTCGGGCTCGCCTGCGCAGCCGCACCGCAAGTGGCTGCGCAACCAGCAGGTCGCGAGCGAGCTGGCGGATCTGCACGCCGAGGTGCGCAAGCTGCGCGCCGAGATGGACGCGCTCAAGAAGTAGGCGGGCGTCTTGTCGACTGAGCGTCGATCTCCTAAGGTGCGCGGCCTCCGGCCGGAGTACCCGAGGAAGCCATGTCGGCCCCGATGGACCTGCTCGCCATCCAGCGCATCCTGCCGCACCGCTACCCGTTCCTGCTGGTGGATCGCGTGGTGGAGTGGACCGCGAACCAGAAGCTGAAGGCGTACAAGAACGTCACCGCGAACGAGGAGTTCTTCCTGGGGCACTTCCCCGGGCACCCGGTGATGCCGGGCGTGCTCATCGTGGAGGCGCTGGCGCAGGCCTCGGGGCTGCTGGCGTACAACTCCAATCCCTGGAAGGCCAACGAGAAGGTCATGTACCTCATGGGCCTCGACGGCGTGCGCTTCCGCCGCCCCGTGGTCCCCGGCGACCGGCTCGATCTCGAAGTGACGCTCACCAAGCAGAAGAGCACCATCTGGAAGCTCGCGTGCGTGGCGTCGGTGGACGGCAAGCCCGTCGCAGAGGCCGAGATCATGGCCACCATCGCCGACAAGGCCGTCGACCCCGCTGCGCCGACGGCGCCCTAGCTCCACGGATCTCCCCATGGCCATCCATCCCACGGCGATCGTTGCGCAGGGCGCGGAGATCGATCCTTCGGCCGAGATCGGGCCGTACGCGGTGATCGGGCCGCAGGTGAAGCTCGGGCCGTCGGTGTGGGTCGGGCCGCACGCGGTCGTCGAGGGGCGCACCACGGTCGGCGCGCACACCAAGATCTTCCAGTTCGCGAGCGTCGGCGCGCAGCCGCAAGATCTGAAGTACGCGGGCGAGCCCACGCGCCTGGAGATCGGGCAGCACAACCTGATCCGCGAGTTCACCACGTTCCACATCGGCACCACGGGCGGCGGCGGGCTGACCAAGGTCGGCGACAAGAACCTGTTCATGGCCTACAGCCACGTGGCGCACGACGTCCGCGTGGGCAACGGCTGCGTGCTCGCCAACTGCGCCACGCTCGCGGGTCACGTGACCCTCGAGGATCACGTGACCATGGGTGGCCTGTCCGCGGCGCACCAGTTCACGCGCATCGGCAAGCACGCCTTCATCGGCGGCGGCTCCATGGTGACGATGGACATCCCGCCGTTCTGCACCGCCCAGGGCGATCGCGCGGAGCTCACCGGCCTGAACACCGTGGGCCTCACCCGGCACGGCTTCACGGACGAGCAGGTGAAGCACGTGAAGAGCGCGTACCGCACGGTCTTCCGCAGCAAGCTGGGACTCCGCGAGGCGCTGGCCAAGGTGCGCGCCCAGCACCCGAACGCGCCCGAGGTGGAGCACTTCGTGCGCTTCATCGAAGGCTCCGAGCGCGGCGTCGCGCGGTAAGGTTGGCCCTCGATGGCCGACCAACAGCCAGCACCGAGCGCGGAACCGATCGGCCTCATCGCGGGCTCAGGTCGATTTCCAGTGCTGTTTGCGGAAGCTGCTCGCGCCCGTGGATTGCGGGTGATCGCGATCGGGCACCGCGGCGACACGGATCCGGCGCTCGCGAGCTCGGTCGATCGCTTTCACTGGGTGCACCTCGGGCAGCTCGGCAAGATGGCGAAGCTGTTCCGCGCCGAAGCCGTGACGCGCGCGGTGATGGCCGGCGGCATCGGCAAGCTCTCGGCGCTGGTGCGCGCGCGGCCGGATTGGCGCGGGCTGGCGTTCGCGGCGAAGTTGCGCAACCTGAACGACGACCACGTGCTGCGCACGCTGGCCGAGGAGCTCGAGCGTGCGGGCGTGCGCATCGAGCCGTCGACGGTGTTCACGCCGGAGCTGCTCGCGCCCGCGGGGGTGCTCACCCAGCGCGAGCCCACGTCGAGCGAGCAGCAGGACATCGCGTTTGGCCTCGAGGTGGCGCGCGCGGTGGGCCGCGCCGACGTGGGCCAGACGGTGGTCGTCGAGGCGCGCCAGGTGCTCGCGGTGGAGGCGAGCGAAGGCACGGATCCGACCATCACCCGCGGCGGCGACTACGGTCAGGGCAAGGCGGTGGTGGTGAAGATCTCCAAGCCCGGACAGGACCTGCGCTTCGATCTCCCCGCGATCGGCGAGCGCACCATCGCGGTGATGGCGGCGCACGGCTGCAAGGCGCTCGCGGTCGAAGCGGGCCGCACGCTGCTCCTCGACGGCGATGCGGTGCTGCGCGCGGCCGACGCCGCCGGAATCGCCATCGTGGGGGTGGCGCCATGAGGCGCATGGGACGCATCGAGGCCACCTGGCGGCACCCGGTGAAGAGCATGCGCGGCGAGCGCGTGGCGGAGGCCGAGCTGCGTTGGTCCGGGTTGGCGGGCGATCGGCGGTATGCGTTCGTGCGCGGCGATGACGCCTCGCGCTTTCCCTGGCTCACCGGCCGCCAGGTGCCCGGTCTGCTGCGCTACCGGCCGTTCTTCGTGGATCCGGCGAACGCCAATGGATCCGCCGTGAAGGTGGCCACGCCAGGTGGGCGCGAGCTCGCGGTGGAGGATCCGGCGCTGCTCGCGGAGCTGGCCGAGGCGTACGGCGCGCCCGTGCAGTTCCTGCACTCGGGGCGCGGGCTGCACGATGCATCGCCTCTGTCGCTGATTGGCCGCGCGACCGTGGAGGCGCTCTGCCGCGCGCAGGGCGTGCCGCCCGACGAGCGGCGCTTCAGGAGCAACCTGGTGGTCTCGGTGGAGTCGGGTGCGGCGTTCGAAGAGGACGGCTGGCTCGGGCTGGAGCTGCAGCTCGGCGCGGCCGACGACGCCCCGCGGCTCCGTGTGGATCGCAAGAACGAGCGCTGCACGATGATCACCCTGGAGCCGGACACGCTCGAGCGCACGTCGTCGCTGCTCTCCGCGCTGGCCAAGGATCGCGCGAACTGCGCCGGCGTGTACGCGAGCGTGGTGCGGCCCGGCTTGATCCGAGAGGGCGCAGAGATTTTCGCCATCGATTGAGCCCAATCGTGGGCCGTGGGTCGCGGGTCGTGGGTCGTTCGGGGATGCCCGCGGTTGTTCCACGCGAGTGCCCACTCGTCGTCACTCCGAACGGTCCACGACCCACGTCCCGCGATCGGGTGTCCGGTCGTCCGACGAATGTGGAGTACAGTCCGCACGTTGTGAGGGCTCCACCCAACATCCTGATCGTGGCTGGCGAGGCCTCGGGCGACCTGCACGCGTCGGCGCTGCTGCGGGAGCTGAAGGCGCGCGCGCCCGGACTGCGCGCGTTCGGCATGGGCGGCTCGCTCACCCAAGCCGAGGGCCTCGAGGCGCTCGCCGACGCGCGCGACATCTCGGTGATGGGCCTGGTCGAAGTGCTGCCGGCGATCCCCCGCATCCTGGGCGTGATGAACAAGCTGGCCGCGGCTGCGCGCGAGCGAAAGCCCGACGTGGCCATCCTGGTGGACCTGCCGGACTTCAATCTGCGCCTGGCGAAGAAGCTCCACGCGCTGGGCATCCCGGTGGCGTACTACGTGAGCCCGACCGTGTGGGCCTGGCGCAAGGGCCGGCTCAAGACCATCCAGCGCTACGTGGCGCGGATGATGTGCATCTTTCCCTTCGAGGAGCGCTTCTACGCGGAGAACGGCGTGCAGGCGCGCTACGTGGGCAACCCCACGCTCGACGAGCTCGGTCCGCCGCTCGCGCCCGAGGCCGCACGCAAATCGCTCGGTTTGGATCCAGATCCGACGAAGCCCGTGCTCGCGCTGCTCCCAGGATCGCGCCGCGGCGAGGTGACGCGCATCTTCCCCGCCATGCTCCAGGCCGCGCGGCTGCTGCTGAGGGAGCGTCCGGGGCTGCGGATCGTGGTGCCCGTGGCGCCGACGTTGGATCGCGAGCTGCTCACGAGCACCGCGGCGGCCTATTCGCTTCCCCTCACGCTCGTCGATGGACGCGCGCCTGACGTCGTCGCTGCGAGCGACGCCGCGGTGGTCGCTTCGGGGACCGCCGTCCTCGAGGCGGGGCTGATGCAGCGGCCGATGGTCGTCGTCTATCGCGTGTCGCAGATCAGCTTCTGGATCGCGAAGCTGCTGGTGAAGGTGGCCCACGTGGCCATCGTGAACCTGCTCGCGGGCAAGGAGATCGTCCCCGAGCTGCTTCAGGCCGACATGCAGCCCGAGCGCATCGCCGGCGAGCTCCGCCGCTTGCTCGACGACCCAGTGGCCCGCAGCAAGCAGCTCCAGGGCCTGGCCGAGGTCCGCACGTCGCTCGGGCAGCCAGGCGCCAGCGCCCGCGCCGCCGACGAGGTGTTGGGCCTGCTCACTCCAACCGGTGTCGAGGCGCCGACGAATCGCGCGGCGCGTTGAACGAGACGTCGACGTGACGCGGGCGAAAAAAAAAGCGGCCGAGTCCGATATGGACCCGGCCGCGGGAGTCGGAGCACGCTGAGAGGGCGGGGGGGTACCTCTCAGAGAAACTCACAACCGCCGCGCGTAACAAGAGCAACGCGCGTGCCACGCCCGGAAACGCTCCAAAACGGCTCTGGCGGGCCTTTCGGACTGAACGAATCGTGAAAGCGTGCAACGTTGCATTGCAACGGTGCATCGACCGCGCCGAGATGAACGGTTCGAAGGCCAACGCTTCCATGGCCGGATTCCGGTCAAGCGCCCCCAGGCGGGAGACGGTTGACCACGTGCTCGTTCGGACCCAAGATGCGCCGCCCCGCGAGCCGGCGGGGCTGCGAGCGAAGCGTCCCATGAATCCAGCACTGGTCATCGTCCCGACCTACAACGAGCGCGACAACCTCGAGCCCATCACCACCGCCATCCTGGCCGCCGACCCCCGCCTGGATGTGCTGGTGGTCGACGACAACTCGCCCGACGGCACCGGCCAGCTGGCCGACGAACTTGCCGCCAAGCAGCCGCGCATCAAGGTGCTGCACCGCGAGAAGAAGGAAGGCCTGGGCCGCGCCTATCTGGCCGCGTTCAAGCACGCGCTCACCATGCCGTACCAGTTCATCTTCGAGATGGACGCCGACTTCTCCCACGACCCCAAGTACCTGCCCAAGTTCCTGGAGGCGATGGAGCAGGGCGCGGATCTGGTGCTCGGCTCGCGGCGCGTGACCGGCGGGGGCACGGTGAACTGGGGCGTGGGCCGGCAGGTGATCAGCGCGGGCGGCAGCTTCTACGCGCGGACCATCCTGGGCATCCCCATTCGCGACGTCACCGGCGGCTTCAAGTGCTTCCGCCGCAAGGTGCTCGAGGGCATCGACCTCGATGAGGTCCAGAGCTCGGGCTACGGCTTCCAGATCGAGTTGACGTATCGGGCCATCCGCAAGGGCTACGCGGTGCGCGAGATCCCCATCATCTTCGAGGACCGCCGCGTCGGCCAGAGCAAGATGAGCCGCAAGATCTTCCTCGAGGCGCTGGGCATGGTGTGGAAGCTCCGCCTCGACGCGATCCAGGGCAAGCTCTAGGCGCACGTCGTGCAGGGTTACCTCAGCTACAGCCTGGTGGCGCTCTCGGCCATCTTCGTGGTGGTGGATCCGCTCTCGGCGGTGCCGCTCTTCATCGCCATGACCACCGGCGACGCCGCCGAGAAGCGCAACGCCATGGCCCGGCGCGCGTGCATCGCCGGCGCGGCGCTGCTCTCGGTGTTCGCGCTCTTCGGCGCGCTGATCTTCAGGTTCATGGGCATCACCCTGGGCGCGTTCAAGTTCGCGGGCGGCATCCTCCTGCTGCTGACGGCCCTGGACATGCTCAAGGCCCAGAACTCGCGCACCCGAACCAGCGCCGAGGAGCAACGCGAGGGCGCCGAGAAGGAGGACGTGGCCATCGTCCCCCTGGCGGTGCCGCTCCTGGCCGGCCCGGGCAGCGTGGCCACGGTGATGGTGTTGATGTCGAAGGGCCCGGGCTTCTGGGTGGGCATCCCGGTGCTCGGCGCCATCGCGGTGACGTTCATCGTGAGCTACTTCATGCTCCGCGCCGCCGGCCTGGTGGACAAGTACCTGGGCAAGAGCGGCAACGCGATCCTCCAGCGCGTGATGGGCCTGATGCTCGCGGCCATCGCCATCCAGTTCATGGTCGATGGGCTCGGGGATCTCTTGCCGGAGATCACGGCGCACCGCGCTTGAGACTAGGATTTGCGCGGATGAGCAGCCGTGACCAGCTCGCGCGCATCCTCGCGCTCTTGCGACCGCTGCGCGGACAGCTCGCGCTCGCGTTCCTGTGCATGCTCGCGCTCGCCGCGACCACCGGCGCGTATGGCTACCTCACCGGCCCGCTGCTGACGTTCCTGCTCTCGGGAGGGCGCGAAGGCCTGGGGATGCTCGAGCGCGTGGCGCCGGGCTTCTTCGCGAACCTGGATCGGGAGCGCGCGCTGCTGATCTTTCCCGTGCTGCTCGTGGCGGTGGCGCTGGTGAAGGGCGCGGCCTACCTCGGCCAGTTCTACGCCATGGGCATGATTGGCCAGCGCGTGGTGGCCAACCTGCGGCGGCAGGTGTTCGAGCGCCTGGTCGGGCTCTCGCCGTCGTTCTTCGAGAAGCACCACTCGGGCGATCTGCTCGCGCGCTTCACCGCCGACGTGGCCGCGGTGGAGCTCTTCGCGACCTACGGCGTGGCCTCGGTTCTTCGCGATGGCGCGCAGGTGCTGGTGCTGCTCGCGCTGGCGGTGGCGCTGGACTGGAAGCTGGCCGTGGTCTCGCTGGGCGTGGTGCCGCTCGCGGCGCTGCCCGTGGCGCGGCTGGCGAAGACCCTCCGCCAGCGCATGCGCAAGGGCCAGGCCGCGCTCGGACGGCTCGCGGTGCGGGTGCAGGAGGGCCTCTGGGGCGTGCGCGTGATCCAGGCGTACGCGCTGCAGCCCGCG
Proteins encoded:
- the lpxD gene encoding UDP-3-O-(3-hydroxymyristoyl)glucosamine N-acyltransferase; the encoded protein is MSERAFTLGELADLVGGEVQGDAAMRLRGVATLDGAGPEHIAFFNHAWYADDFARTRAGAVIVEPRAAKKHPGRAYLVAPNASLAFARVSRAFHPPERPQPSRAGEAFVHPSAQVDPTARIEAFAYVGAGAKIGARTVLAPQSFVGEGAQVGADSRVGVGVKILHGCVVGNRVILQPGVVLGGDGFGFALDLEEGQLLKVPQVGIVLVEDDVEIGANSCVDRATMGQTRIGRGTKIDNLVQVGHNVTVGAMSILCGQVGLAGSCKIGDGAVLGGQAGVANHLRVGDGAKIAGQSGVGSDIPDGEIWSGSPAQPHRKWLRNQQVASELADLHAEVRKLRAEMDALKK
- a CDS encoding YARHG domain-containing protein — encoded protein: MRLSWCVLAVALMGAAPPERPLYFDRPLTAQDLEGRSLRELALMRNTIYARVGNPFRKRWLHTYFAAQPWYHELAAPELQKLSEVDKANGLLLEKAEQSTPREQLLARKAALLSAHRLSAADFSFLQFTEQGLLSQAGDVLTLWSVPDGKVLATTRLPARYGVLWAIDAPDGTIRLVTTGANSGVARGTWKPGSAATVEKPFLRNSVVFRAVMPATGDRALVYADGELRRVDFKKRSSVELSVTSPSAPQAEALFADGTGLVTPDAYGAVSVPLEGKRKSFEGRAGLDDFLAISSDGKTLLNTRPRHMIQRGAPTADAKLTSFSGEEGEVLALFATDDGDAVEATTQAIARYGDKGARWRTPLDATVVKTAISGNWMAVAGADHTLRFLDIADGKENAAFHGPTPLADDEVVELVLLSRALGEKVPSFVPNVQADRNPLDDVELLDQLLTVNQLHDLSRRDLKLLRHTVSARRGKAFTVPLLHDYFATKRWYHADPTWNDKVTELDKKNLKIIASVEDDLGGPLPDNVDHEVIHFGG
- the fabZ gene encoding 3-hydroxyacyl-ACP dehydratase FabZ, with protein sequence MDLLAIQRILPHRYPFLLVDRVVEWTANQKLKAYKNVTANEEFFLGHFPGHPVMPGVLIVEALAQASGLLAYNSNPWKANEKVMYLMGLDGVRFRRPVVPGDRLDLEVTLTKQKSTIWKLACVASVDGKPVAEAEIMATIADKAVDPAAPTAP
- the lpxI gene encoding UDP-2,3-diacylglucosamine diphosphatase LpxI (LpxI, functionally equivalent to LpxH, replaces it in LPS biosynthesis in a minority of bacteria.), with the translated sequence MADQQPAPSAEPIGLIAGSGRFPVLFAEAARARGLRVIAIGHRGDTDPALASSVDRFHWVHLGQLGKMAKLFRAEAVTRAVMAGGIGKLSALVRARPDWRGLAFAAKLRNLNDDHVLRTLAEELERAGVRIEPSTVFTPELLAPAGVLTQREPTSSEQQDIAFGLEVARAVGRADVGQTVVVEARQVLAVEASEGTDPTITRGGDYGQGKAVVVKISKPGQDLRFDLPAIGERTIAVMAAHGCKALAVEAGRTLLLDGDAVLRAADAAGIAIVGVAP
- the lpxA gene encoding acyl-ACP--UDP-N-acetylglucosamine O-acyltransferase yields the protein MAIHPTAIVAQGAEIDPSAEIGPYAVIGPQVKLGPSVWVGPHAVVEGRTTVGAHTKIFQFASVGAQPQDLKYAGEPTRLEIGQHNLIREFTTFHIGTTGGGGLTKVGDKNLFMAYSHVAHDVRVGNGCVLANCATLAGHVTLEDHVTMGGLSAAHQFTRIGKHAFIGGGSMVTMDIPPFCTAQGDRAELTGLNTVGLTRHGFTDEQVKHVKSAYRTVFRSKLGLREALAKVRAQHPNAPEVEHFVRFIEGSERGVAR
- a CDS encoding OmpH family outer membrane protein: MRLSSIALVTVAVCALSGVARADQKMAYVDLQRALLEVEEGKAAKATLKAEFDKKQKTLDAEQEALKKDKDTLDKQSMAMTEDARRMKEQELMGKLQEVQKHYMGMQQELSEKERTLTQGIFQKMEGIIGEIAQAEGLTFVFDKSAGLVYAPPSLDLTNELIRRYNDKYSPGKAAGKAKSGAAKGSN
- the bamA gene encoding outer membrane protein assembly factor BamA, whose product is MSAIDIEGNRRVEPDAIRNALASKVGSTMERSKITADVHALFALGYFEDISVDAQPAGPNQIKLVVKVAEKPAIRDVRITGNDELSTDDIRDLVDIRTAQILDLDAVHRNAKKIQDKYVEKGFYLAEITPKVVPQPDNTVSVVFAINEHAKVQVKSITFVGNEKVPSADLRSVMETQEGNILSFLTSAGTYREEVFQRDLSLIQFAYYDRGFINVRVGKPQVEITPDKKYLFLTVPITEGEQFNVGKIDYSGDILGTKETLGTRVHTESGALFNRSQLQADISGLNDLYLDQGYCYVNISPLTNVNNDTRIVDLTFDVQKGPKCYVERIDIVGNHKTRDRVIRRELRIYEGELFTGTGMKQSKGRVNALGFFETVEVTQKKGSRDDSVIVEVSVKEKPTGTFQVGFGFSSVESFIFTATLQQNNLLGWGQTASLSAQISSLRSLVQLSYLDPYFLDTNWIFSFDYFRIDADYYGFLRSSNGGDVNFGYHLTPDLLLFLAYGLEHVDVEPSSLSAAPGSVGSVYSAFSSTPPIANQFQSGLNSTVTLTLTYDKRDNRLFPSNGYYGSGSVQYGPKQLGGTFNFIRYSANGRYYRPLFLGIVFKTNATLGYVEGIQGSTVPISELYYVGGINSVRGYYLRTITPTKAVGATANPDTSLTHYPEFPVGGDKQLVFNFELEFPIIEKIGIRGVVFADAGNAYAPNENFFQDKHSLVSTPAGLLYSVGVGVRWFSPIGPLRFEWGFPLTPRPGIDQPVDFEFTIGNFF